A stretch of Acropora muricata isolate sample 2 chromosome 7, ASM3666990v1, whole genome shotgun sequence DNA encodes these proteins:
- the LOC136922564 gene encoding uncharacterized protein yields MSVALFAFYLMSLVSTSDIAGEQCKVYQVPIRGKALRGHTYKRAKAGELFRCYVRCERDPACKSCNFKHRQEICEMNNETKETKPQDFITDEQSYYIKRTGGDVDECTVFPNICGANTDCHNTDGSYTCICKAGYTGDGKTCFDIDECYTGNESSANASCHNLHGSYNCTCKEGYYGDGKNCRAGTSCKNIKEIIGEEAINGSYFLIQDGVKFEVYCHIESEDQVWTLIARYSNNNILAWMRQRGQLWFTAETSVGKTAKTSVNSDLLSPAFWLVSGHEFKITRSDDAQHTALLRTSGDCLGGQTFRAKITSYGRFTNRESWEIKSNVDGCRGSCNVSYGGRFEETVGFKQANCSGKIQGAKKIGFWCAIGSSGSVMMIGGGGQPCTLGDHGIGITSVKDRSFYHTESTKRNDFGDVATSSPETGYSLNLWIQ; encoded by the exons ATGTCAGTGGCACTTTTCGCATTTTACTTGATGTCCTTGGTTAGCACGAGTGACATAGCTGGCGAGCAATGCAAAGTTTATCAAGTCCCAATTCGTGGCAAAGCACTCCGCGGTCACACTTATAAAAGAGCAAAGGCCGGGGAACTGTTTAGATGCTATGTACGCTGTGAGAGAGATCCAGCGTGCAAGAGTTGTAACTTCAAACATAGACAAGAGATTTGCGAAATGAATAACGAGACGAAGGAAACCAAACCGCAAGACTTCATCACAGATGAGCAaagttattatataaaacgCACAGGCGGAG ATGTCGACGAATGCACTGTGTTTCCCAACATTTGTGGCGCCAACACCGATTGCCACAATACAGACGGATCTTACACTTGCATTTGTAAGGCTGGCTACACTGGGGACGGTAAAACTTGCTTTG ATATCGACGAGTGTTATACGGGAAACGAATCCAGTGCAAATGCTTCATGTCATAATCTTCATGGATCATACAATTGCACTTGTAAAGAAGGCTATTATGGAGATGGCAAAAACTGCAGAG CTGGAACTTCGTGTAAAAATATCAAAGAGATCATCGGTGAAGAAGCGATCAACGGAAGTTACTTTCTGATTCAAGATGGCGTCAAGTTTGAG GTCTACTGTCATATTGAATCAGAGGATCAAGTTTGGACCTTAATTGCGCGATATTCAAACAACAATATCTTGGCCTGGATGCGACAGAGAGGTCAGTTGTGGTTTACCGCGGAAACTTCCGTTGGAAAAACAGCCAAAACATCTGTAAATAGTGATTTACTTTCGCCAGCATTCTGGCTGGTTAGCGGACACGAATTTAAGATTACGCGCAGCGACGACGCCCAGCATACCGCATTGTTGCGGACCTCGGGCGACTGTCTGGGTGGACAGACATTCCGGGCGAAAATCACCAGTTATGGTCGATTCACAAATCGAGAAAGCTGGGAGATTAAATCGAACGTGGATGGATGCAGAGGAAGTTGCAATGTGTCGTACGGTGGGCGCTTTGAAGAAACTGTAGGTTTCAAACAAGCCAATTGCAGTGGTAAGATTCAAGGTGCAAAGAAGATCGGTTTCTGGTGTGCTATTGGATCTAGTGGCTCCGTGATGATGATTGGTGGAGGAGGTCAGCCTTGCACCTTGGGGGATCATGGGATTGGCATAACAAGTGTAAAGGATCGTTCCTTTTATCATACGGAATCTACTAAGAGAAACGACTTTGGTGATGTTGCAACGTCATCACCCGAAACTGGTTATTCGTTGAACTTGTGGATTCAATAG